One part of the Xylocopa sonorina isolate GNS202 chromosome 10, iyXylSono1_principal, whole genome shotgun sequence genome encodes these proteins:
- the LOC143428053 gene encoding uncharacterized protein LOC143428053 isoform X1, whose translation MGTVYACSVVAMLAALLLTAEAGDMMRKSIVFDKNTPDVFYCPQRKPTGFEKMIVNAKPLSRLCQFEGRPIPPDYKSDCYNDVDETEYACKEKYRIMMRLHPPGSEVPYNGSRLSRFLTFDKDINKKRNQIEDNN comes from the exons gAACCGTATACGCTTGCAGTGTAGTGGCCATGCTAGCA GCACTCCTCTTAACGGCGGAGGCCGGTGACATGATGCGCAAGAGTATAGTTTTCGATAAAAACACCCCGGACGTGTTCTATTGTCCGCAACGGAAGCCAACTGGTTTTGAGAAGATGATAGTGAATGCAAAACCATTGTCGAGGCTTTGTCAATTCGAGGGAAGGCCAATCCCTCCTGATTACAAGAGTGACTGTTACAACGACGTAGACGAGACAGAGTACGCGTGCAAAGAAAAGTACAGAATCATG ATGAGACTACATCCGCCAGGAAGTGAAGTCCCGTACAATGGTTCACGTTTGTCGCGATTTCTAACTTTTGATAAGGACATCAATAAGAAGAGGAATCAGATTGAAGATAACAActga
- the LOC143428053 gene encoding uncharacterized protein LOC143428053 isoform X2, whose product MMRKSIVFDKNTPDVFYCPQRKPTGFEKMIVNAKPLSRLCQFEGRPIPPDYKSDCYNDVDETEYACKEKYRIMMRLHPPGSEVPYNGSRLSRFLTFDKDINKKRNQIEDNN is encoded by the exons ATGATGCGCAAGAGTATAGTTTTCGATAAAAACACCCCGGACGTGTTCTATTGTCCGCAACGGAAGCCAACTGGTTTTGAGAAGATGATAGTGAATGCAAAACCATTGTCGAGGCTTTGTCAATTCGAGGGAAGGCCAATCCCTCCTGATTACAAGAGTGACTGTTACAACGACGTAGACGAGACAGAGTACGCGTGCAAAGAAAAGTACAGAATCATG ATGAGACTACATCCGCCAGGAAGTGAAGTCCCGTACAATGGTTCACGTTTGTCGCGATTTCTAACTTTTGATAAGGACATCAATAAGAAGAGGAATCAGATTGAAGATAACAActga